One genomic segment of Novisyntrophococcus fermenticellae includes these proteins:
- a CDS encoding GNAT family N-acetyltransferase, giving the protein MIPSSKIHLYGIYYIYQKTMHRMEDFHMELKQGENRFYFADDKGGEAGEITYYPSGDNIWTIDHTYVSDEYRGQKLAARLLQAVVDQARKEGKKIIPLCSYAVREFERRNDYQDVKAK; this is encoded by the coding sequence TTGATACCATCTTCCAAAATACACCTCTATGGGATATACTATATCTATCAGAAAACCATGCACAGAATGGAGGACTTTCATATGGAGCTAAAACAAGGAGAGAACAGATTTTATTTTGCAGACGACAAGGGGGGCGAAGCCGGTGAAATAACCTACTACCCCTCAGGTGATAACATCTGGACTATCGATCATACCTATGTTTCCGATGAATACAGGGGACAGAAGCTTGCGGCAAGACTGCTTCAGGCTGTTGTCGACCAGGCGAGAAAAGAAGGGAAGAAAATCATACCGCTCTGCTCTTACGCAGTCAGAGAATTTGAACGCCGTAATGACTATCAGGATGTCAAAGCAAAGTAG
- a CDS encoding metal-dependent transcriptional regulator: protein MHEASENYLETIYILILKSPRVRAVDVANELGYSKASVSNGIRVLKREGYVKNGEGTALELTEKGRFMAEKIFERHMVLTKFLEKYAQVSTEIAEKDACKIEHIISEEVFRGLKKHVSEGTF, encoded by the coding sequence ATGCATGAGGCATCCGAGAATTATCTTGAAACTATCTATATCTTAATCTTAAAAAGCCCCAGAGTGAGGGCAGTAGATGTGGCAAATGAGCTTGGGTACAGCAAGGCCAGTGTCAGTAATGGAATCCGTGTTCTGAAGCGGGAAGGCTACGTGAAAAATGGGGAAGGAACGGCATTGGAACTTACAGAAAAGGGACGTTTCATGGCGGAGAAAATATTTGAAAGACATATGGTTCTGACAAAATTTCTGGAGAAGTATGCCCAGGTTTCGACCGAAATTGCCGAAAAAGATGCCTGCAAGATAGAGCACATTATCAGCGAAGAAGTATTCCGGGGATTAAAAAAACATGTTTCAGAGGGTACATTTTAG
- a CDS encoding anaerobic ribonucleoside-triphosphate reductase activating protein, translating to MLIGGIQKLSLLDYPEKICCTIFTAGCNYRCPFCHNASILQPDLRSPAIPEEEVLEFLKKRKGLIDGVCITGGEPLLQPQIADFIANIRGLGFLVKLDTNGSFPDKLNELIEANLLDYVAMDVKNSPEKYGLTVGTENYDIRPVEESISLLLSGKLPYEFRTTVVRELHTCGDFQKIARWIQGAEHYYLQSFVDSEDVLVSGFHSCSSEELQEFLKVVQTLVPSVRLRGV from the coding sequence TTGTTAATTGGTGGAATACAGAAGCTGTCACTGCTGGATTATCCGGAGAAAATCTGTTGTACAATTTTTACAGCGGGTTGTAATTACAGATGTCCATTTTGCCATAATGCATCTATCCTGCAGCCCGATCTTCGAAGCCCGGCAATACCGGAGGAAGAGGTTCTGGAGTTTTTAAAGAAGCGCAAGGGTTTGATTGACGGGGTATGCATTACCGGGGGGGAACCTTTGCTGCAGCCACAGATTGCAGACTTCATTGCGAACATACGGGGACTTGGTTTTCTGGTAAAGCTGGATACAAATGGAAGCTTTCCGGACAAGCTGAACGAACTTATAGAGGCAAATCTGCTGGACTATGTGGCTATGGATGTGAAAAATTCTCCGGAAAAGTACGGCCTGACAGTCGGAACAGAAAACTATGATATCCGTCCGGTTGAAGAAAGTATTTCCCTTCTGCTGTCGGGAAAACTGCCGTATGAGTTCAGAACGACCGTAGTACGTGAACTTCATACCTGCGGAGATTTTCAGAAAATTGCCCGCTGGATACAGGGAGCAGAGCATTATTATCTTCAGAGCTTTGTGGACTCCGAAGATGTGCTTGTAAGTGGATTCCACAGCTGCTCCAGCGAAGAACTGCAGGAATTTCTTAAAGTTGTACAAACACTTGTACCTTCTGTGCGTCTTCGGGGAGTATAA
- a CDS encoding DUF3786 domain-containing protein, giving the protein MSENRYDDGNAGVISNYEKLCEYWRGRFLEIDEQELAVKLPELIWQEEHILLTYYGKEYRINRENGRIQGPGSMDSVSCENQLTIYNLLWYAKEGAHIQNRWVPFRSVRNASPFTSAFTAHVLQPFSETFSGHLEKLHHAAQKLGGIALPQGDAGYQIKAFDCIPVQFFFWDEDDEFQAQSNILFDYGVTDFIHVESTVSIASDGILRLAEEAGLPLKGHIYD; this is encoded by the coding sequence ATGTCTGAGAACAGATATGATGACGGGAATGCCGGAGTAATATCAAATTACGAAAAGTTATGCGAATACTGGAGGGGGAGGTTTCTGGAGATAGATGAGCAGGAACTGGCTGTTAAACTTCCGGAACTTATCTGGCAGGAAGAGCATATTCTGCTGACGTATTATGGTAAGGAATATCGTATTAACCGTGAGAATGGGCGGATTCAGGGGCCGGGTTCAATGGATTCTGTTTCCTGTGAAAACCAGTTGACGATTTATAATCTGCTGTGGTATGCAAAGGAGGGTGCTCATATTCAAAATCGGTGGGTGCCTTTTCGTAGCGTAAGGAATGCATCTCCATTTACATCCGCGTTTACAGCCCATGTATTGCAGCCTTTTTCTGAGACTTTCAGCGGACATTTGGAGAAGCTGCATCATGCGGCGCAAAAGTTAGGAGGCATCGCATTACCTCAGGGAGACGCGGGCTATCAGATTAAGGCTTTTGACTGTATTCCTGTTCAGTTCTTTTTCTGGGACGAAGATGATGAATTTCAGGCGCAGTCCAACATCTTGTTTGATTATGGCGTCACTGACTTTATACATGTGGAGTCTACGGTATCTATTGCATCAGACGGAATACTCCGCCTGGCGGAAGAAGCGGGACTTCCGTTGAAAGGGCATATTTATGATTAA
- a CDS encoding TIM barrel protein, with protein sequence MIVTTNFNNSTEDMARYEEKDDIRRFCIKNHLDGMEYMRIPQCPEDKVPMELIQGIHLSSYQSWMDLWLRKKKVLLEEYGSMEVVEQLYGGITPQTLIENLRGELNQAQALGAKYVVFHVSEVKIIESFTHRFQYTDREVITAAAELINQVLDAEDYSFDFLMENLWWPGMNLMNPEITEELLEHVHYEKKGIMLDTGHLLHTNIGLHSQEEGVDYILQVLDRNRQIKSYIKGIHLNQSLTGDVACDMKQRLESGEIRLKTDYWERFAQVYSYIFQLDQHKPFTAAGVKGLVEEIAPEYLTFEFITRNRVEHERYLQAQWSALTPDRRGKIIC encoded by the coding sequence ATGATAGTTACAACGAATTTTAACAACAGCACAGAAGATATGGCAAGATATGAAGAAAAGGATGACATTCGGAGATTCTGTATCAAAAATCATCTGGATGGGATGGAGTATATGAGAATACCTCAGTGTCCGGAGGATAAGGTACCGATGGAATTAATTCAGGGAATTCACCTCTCTTCGTATCAAAGCTGGATGGACTTATGGCTGAGAAAGAAAAAAGTGCTTCTGGAAGAGTATGGCAGCATGGAGGTGGTCGAACAGCTTTATGGAGGAATCACTCCACAGACCCTGATTGAAAACCTTCGCGGCGAGCTGAACCAGGCACAGGCTCTTGGTGCAAAATATGTGGTTTTCCATGTGAGTGAGGTTAAAATCATAGAATCCTTTACACACCGGTTTCAGTACACGGATCGTGAGGTGATAACAGCCGCTGCAGAGCTTATCAATCAGGTTCTGGATGCAGAGGACTATTCCTTTGATTTCCTTATGGAAAATCTCTGGTGGCCGGGGATGAACCTTATGAATCCGGAAATTACAGAAGAATTGCTGGAACATGTACATTACGAAAAAAAGGGAATTATGCTGGATACCGGACATCTGCTCCATACGAATATCGGCCTGCATTCACAGGAAGAAGGGGTAGACTATATTCTGCAGGTGCTGGACAGGAACCGGCAGATAAAAAGCTATATAAAAGGAATTCATCTGAATCAATCCCTGACCGGAGATGTGGCCTGCGATATGAAGCAAAGACTTGAAAGCGGGGAGATTCGGCTGAAAACTGACTATTGGGAACGATTTGCCCAGGTATACTCTTACATTTTCCAGCTGGATCAGCATAAACCATTTACGGCAGCCGGGGTAAAGGGGTTGGTTGAGGAAATTGCTCCGGAGTATCTGACCTTTGAATTTATCACGAGAAACAGAGTGGAGCACGAAAGATATCTGCAGGCACAGTGGTCGGCGTTAACGCCCGACAGAAGGGGGAAGATTATTTGTTAA
- a CDS encoding DUF2971 domain-containing protein — translation MAGQQLVYHYCTVEALMNILKNRSIRLSDMEKSNDYAERRWMQEMIAEEFCHLMPDAYEKQREFRACFQSFTEQKNLYAACFSEKPDLLSQWRAYAMDGRGVAIGFEKTAFNEAANPAVRFLKICYDQEKERVYARTQAEEIYRLLGNGLSMKEVVCAVYGKTEVELSVMKNPAFEEEQEWRICLAAAPEACTVPSHIKEGFCLSPVRIYYSNYRLISYIELEFSKKKDRMVKEIILGPKCRLEKRDVQMCLGLWGYEKERVQILQSSATYS, via the coding sequence ATGGCCGGGCAGCAGTTAGTTTATCATTATTGTACAGTGGAAGCTTTGATGAATATTTTGAAGAACAGGAGCATTCGGCTTTCGGACATGGAAAAATCTAATGATTATGCGGAGCGTCGATGGATGCAGGAGATGATTGCAGAGGAATTCTGTCATCTGATGCCCGATGCATACGAGAAGCAAAGGGAATTTCGTGCCTGTTTTCAGTCATTTACAGAACAGAAAAATCTGTATGCGGCCTGTTTTTCTGAAAAGCCGGATCTTTTAAGCCAGTGGCGTGCTTATGCAATGGACGGAAGGGGAGTTGCTATCGGTTTTGAAAAAACGGCTTTCAATGAAGCGGCGAATCCTGCGGTCAGGTTTTTAAAAATCTGTTACGATCAGGAGAAGGAAAGGGTATATGCCAGAACACAGGCAGAAGAAATTTACAGACTGCTGGGAAATGGGTTGTCTATGAAAGAGGTTGTGTGTGCTGTATATGGAAAGACAGAGGTTGAACTCAGCGTCATGAAGAATCCCGCATTTGAAGAGGAGCAGGAATGGAGAATCTGTCTGGCAGCTGCCCCGGAAGCATGTACAGTGCCATCTCATATAAAAGAGGGTTTCTGTCTGTCACCTGTTCGGATTTATTATAGTAATTACAGACTCATTTCTTATATTGAGCTTGAATTTTCGAAGAAAAAGGACCGTATGGTAAAGGAAATCATACTTGGACCAAAATGCAGACTGGAAAAACGGGATGTACAGATGTGTCTGGGACTTTGGGGATATGAGAAAGAGCGGGTTCAGATCCTGCAGTCAAGTGCCACATATTCCTGA
- the srtB gene encoding class B sortase, producing MADNYDKIEIKKTELTDDKRKKTILNIVIAAALCIIAYGIWNMVSVQKEYKEARQEYENVRQSAGADMLEQADRKELPAIDLKSLQKENPDTIGWLYYPVLGINYPIMQDEDNTYYINHTFSGEKNAAGSLFMDSYGNEEFTDDNTYIFGHNMRDGSMFGHLKRIREADTVKENPYFWIYTENDWRTYQIFSYHDADADRKDVAFQIKFENKQAFGQFIRSLEKKSEEKLDVKVKETDKIVSLATCTSDSSVRLVVHGVLVEENKKQS from the coding sequence ATGGCAGATAATTATGATAAAATAGAAATTAAAAAGACAGAACTGACAGATGACAAAAGAAAAAAAACGATTTTAAATATTGTTATTGCAGCGGCGCTTTGTATCATCGCATATGGAATCTGGAATATGGTATCGGTACAGAAAGAATATAAAGAAGCCAGGCAAGAATATGAAAACGTAAGGCAAAGCGCAGGGGCCGACATGCTGGAGCAGGCGGATAGGAAGGAACTTCCGGCTATAGATCTGAAAAGCCTTCAAAAGGAAAATCCGGATACAATCGGATGGCTGTATTATCCGGTATTGGGTATTAACTATCCGATTATGCAGGATGAGGATAATACATATTATATAAATCACACATTTTCCGGCGAGAAAAATGCTGCCGGAAGTCTGTTTATGGATTCATATGGGAATGAGGAATTTACAGACGATAATACTTATATATTCGGCCATAACATGAGGGATGGTTCTATGTTCGGACATCTGAAACGAATCAGGGAAGCGGATACTGTAAAGGAAAATCCTTATTTCTGGATTTATACGGAAAACGACTGGCGGACATACCAGATTTTTTCTTACCATGATGCGGATGCAGACAGGAAGGACGTAGCTTTTCAAATTAAATTTGAAAACAAGCAGGCCTTTGGGCAGTTTATCCGCTCCCTGGAGAAAAAATCAGAAGAAAAGCTTGATGTGAAGGTAAAAGAGACGGATAAAATTGTTTCGCTTGCTACCTGTACCAGTGATTCGTCGGTACGGTTAGTCGTACATGGGGTACTGGTGGAGGAAAACAAAAAACAGTCATAG
- a CDS encoding ECF transporter S component, with product MLREDKLDTFLDAFLEGRENPPKVDLDFWEEAEKIRQPEKERFWDYQEILTAPKGKGKLPPRTIASVFLILILIPVIIFGGIRYWDDRKYLKVSLAIAFLSTVPFFMVFEGRKPQTKELLTISVLAAIAVAGRAAFFMVPSFKPVAAVVIISGVCFGAEAGFMVGAVSMLASNMLFGQGPWTPWQMFAMGIIGFLAGILFQKGWLKARKGSLCIYGFLATLFIYGGIMNPASLVMMSYAITKKNLLAIYISGLPVDFVHASATVTFLFLAARPMIEKLERIKIKYGMIQE from the coding sequence ATGCTGAGGGAAGATAAGTTGGATACGTTTCTGGATGCATTCCTCGAAGGAAGAGAAAACCCACCGAAAGTGGATCTGGATTTCTGGGAGGAAGCGGAAAAGATACGTCAGCCGGAAAAGGAAAGATTCTGGGACTATCAGGAAATACTGACAGCTCCGAAAGGGAAAGGGAAACTGCCTCCCCGGACAATTGCATCTGTCTTTTTGATTTTAATTCTGATCCCTGTTATTATCTTTGGAGGTATCCGCTATTGGGATGACAGGAAATATCTGAAGGTCAGTCTGGCAATCGCTTTTCTTTCTACGGTTCCGTTTTTTATGGTATTTGAAGGCAGAAAGCCGCAGACAAAAGAACTTTTGACAATTTCTGTCCTGGCCGCTATTGCTGTGGCAGGCAGGGCAGCATTTTTCATGGTTCCAAGCTTTAAGCCGGTGGCTGCAGTAGTGATTATCTCAGGTGTTTGCTTTGGTGCAGAAGCGGGTTTTATGGTGGGAGCTGTTTCTATGCTTGCCTCGAACATGCTATTTGGGCAGGGACCATGGACACCATGGCAGATGTTTGCTATGGGTATCATAGGGTTTCTTGCAGGCATCCTGTTTCAGAAGGGGTGGCTCAAAGCGAGAAAAGGTTCTTTGTGTATTTATGGATTTCTGGCCACCCTTTTTATCTATGGGGGAATTATGAATCCGGCATCACTGGTCATGATGTCATATGCCATTACGAAAAAGAATCTGCTCGCAATTTACATTTCTGGACTCCCTGTAGATTTCGTACATGCTTCGGCCACTGTTACATTTCTCTTTTTGGCTGCCAGACCCATGATTGAGAAACTGGAGCGGATTAAAATAAAATATGGGATGATTCAGGAGTAG
- a CDS encoding ABC transporter ATP-binding protein: MNCIEIEHFSFKYPKNDTLALMDIQMEVEEGSFVVLCGKSGCGKSTLLRHLKTVLAPHGEAAGSIRYMGKELQKVDQRTQSAGIGYVLQNPDNQIVTDKVWHELAFGLESLGYDTPTIRLRVAEMASYFGIHEWFMKNVSELSGGQKQLLNLASVMAMHPQLLILDEPTSQLDPIAASDFLETVRKINRDIGTTVILTEHRLEDVIPWANQVYVMDEGKMIAQGTPGEIGNLLKNLKHNMFLSMPTPMQIYAGTDSSLHCPLTVSQGRRWLSQEIGEKISTEASAEKHLKKSEQRELGEKKKKRNEEKEIPAIRIRDVWFRYERNLPDVVKGLSLDVKKGEIFALVGGNGTGKSTTMSLIARIRYPYRGKIWLEGREIGKYSDDELYHGFLGVMPQNPQSLFVKKTVLEDLYEMIDGDKEKKSKAYPIAMKKADAVNGIIALTKLEHLLNRHPYDLSGGEQQRLALAKVLLLRPRILLMDEPTKGIDNHYKKELGDILHTLTQHGVTILLISHDVEFCAQYADRTGLFFQGNVVSCKDSRSFFAGNNFYTTAANRMARQYFPDAVTAGDVIADILQVQKAVKGEQDVC, translated from the coding sequence TTGAATTGTATTGAAATCGAACATTTTAGTTTTAAGTATCCAAAGAATGACACGCTTGCCTTAATGGATATTCAGATGGAAGTGGAGGAAGGCAGCTTTGTAGTTCTTTGTGGGAAGAGCGGCTGTGGAAAGAGTACACTCTTACGCCACCTGAAAACCGTTCTTGCGCCTCACGGAGAAGCAGCGGGGAGCATTCGTTATATGGGAAAAGAACTGCAGAAGGTAGACCAGCGTACACAGAGTGCAGGGATTGGGTATGTGCTGCAAAATCCGGATAATCAGATTGTAACAGATAAGGTGTGGCATGAACTGGCATTTGGATTGGAAAGCTTGGGATATGACACGCCTACAATCCGGCTCCGCGTAGCAGAGATGGCTTCTTATTTTGGCATCCATGAGTGGTTTATGAAGAATGTTTCTGAACTCTCGGGAGGACAAAAGCAGCTTTTGAATCTGGCCTCCGTCATGGCGATGCACCCGCAGCTTTTAATCCTGGACGAGCCTACTTCACAGCTGGATCCGATTGCAGCCTCAGATTTTCTGGAGACCGTACGAAAAATCAACCGTGATATCGGAACCACGGTAATTTTGACGGAACACAGACTGGAGGATGTGATTCCCTGGGCCAATCAGGTTTATGTCATGGATGAGGGCAAGATGATTGCACAGGGAACTCCGGGAGAAATCGGGAACTTACTCAAAAATCTGAAACATAACATGTTTTTATCCATGCCTACACCTATGCAGATTTATGCAGGAACAGACAGTTCTTTGCATTGTCCTTTGACAGTCAGTCAGGGCCGTCGCTGGCTTTCTCAGGAGATTGGGGAAAAGATTTCAACAGAAGCTTCCGCAGAGAAACATTTGAAGAAATCCGAACAACGTGAGCTCGGTGAAAAGAAAAAAAAGAGGAATGAGGAAAAGGAAATTCCTGCAATACGTATTCGGGATGTCTGGTTCCGCTATGAAAGAAATCTGCCGGATGTGGTAAAGGGACTGTCATTGGATGTAAAGAAGGGAGAAATCTTTGCACTGGTGGGGGGAAATGGTACCGGGAAAAGTACAACAATGAGCCTGATAGCAAGAATCCGATATCCATACCGGGGTAAAATCTGGCTGGAAGGCAGAGAAATCGGAAAATACAGTGATGACGAGCTGTATCATGGATTTTTAGGTGTTATGCCGCAAAATCCCCAGAGCCTCTTTGTAAAAAAGACGGTTCTGGAGGACCTCTATGAGATGATTGATGGAGATAAGGAGAAGAAAAGTAAAGCCTATCCGATTGCTATGAAAAAAGCAGATGCGGTGAATGGCATCATCGCCCTTACGAAGCTTGAACATCTATTAAATCGTCATCCCTATGACTTAAGCGGAGGTGAGCAGCAAAGGCTGGCACTTGCAAAGGTATTACTGCTTCGTCCCAGAATCTTACTGATGGATGAACCGACAAAAGGCATCGATAACCATTATAAAAAGGAATTGGGAGATATTCTGCACACATTGACACAGCACGGGGTGACGATTCTTCTGATCAGCCATGATGTTGAATTCTGTGCCCAGTATGCTGATCGTACGGGCCTCTTTTTTCAGGGAAATGTGGTAAGCTGCAAAGATTCACGTAGTTTTTTCGCAGGTAATAATTTTTATACTACGGCAGCAAATCGTATGGCTCGTCAATATTTTCCGGATGCGGTTACTGCCGGGGATGTTATAGCGGATATTCTCCAGGTTCAAAAAGCGGTGAAAGGAGAGCAGGATGTATGCTGA
- a CDS encoding InlB B-repeat-containing protein → MKQSTIKTYQIHYHNLIQAKHLNPVSYQIASGDVPLTAPEPQPGYRFLGWYKSSADKHRITMIPHGSIGDLNLYARWEAIFCTLHYHANVPDDIEVINLPAPIRIREGETLRISDCIPARQGYQFWGWNTIPGGSGTMYQPGTFLRSIKDDTDLYCQWSAQP, encoded by the coding sequence ATGAAACAATCTACTATTAAGACTTATCAAATACATTATCATAATCTGATTCAGGCGAAGCATCTTAATCCAGTATCTTATCAGATAGCTTCCGGGGATGTCCCTTTGACGGCGCCTGAGCCTCAACCGGGGTATCGTTTTCTTGGATGGTATAAATCTTCTGCTGACAAGCACAGGATTACCATGATTCCACACGGAAGCATCGGTGATCTGAATCTTTATGCCAGGTGGGAGGCCATATTTTGTACTTTACACTATCATGCAAATGTTCCTGATGATATAGAGGTTATCAATCTTCCTGCTCCTATAAGAATACGGGAAGGCGAAACCTTACGCATCTCTGACTGTATTCCAGCCAGACAAGGATATCAGTTTTGGGGGTGGAATACCATACCGGGCGGATCCGGAACCATGTATCAGCCCGGCACTTTCCTTCGAAGTATCAAAGACGACACGGACTTATATTGTCAGTGGTCTGCTCAGCCATAA
- a CDS encoding ribonucleoside triphosphate reductase, which yields MYQVVKRDGQTAEFDLTKIIRAITKAFDSKNREYNRQTIELLALNVTADFEPKITNGYVSVEDIQDSVETILSKSGYADVAKAFILYRKQHEKIRNMKSTILDFKETVDSYLKVTDWRVKENSTVTYSVGGLILSNSGTITANYWLSEIYDSEIAEAHRSADIHIHDLSMLTGYCAGWSLKQLITEGLGGIRGKITSAPARHLATLCNQMVNFLGIMQNEWAGAQAFSSFDTYLAPFVKADNLSYDAVKKSIESFIYGVNTPSRWGTQAPFSNITLDWVVPDDLAELPAIVGGKEMDFKYKDCKKEMDMVNRAFIEIMIEGDANGRGFQYPIPTYSITKDFDWSDTENNRLLFEMAAKYGTPYFSNYINSEMEPSDVRSMCCRLRLDLRELRKKSGGFFGSGESTGSVGVVTINLPRIAYLAKDEADFYARLDKMMDIAARSLKVKREVITKLLEEGLYPYTKRYLGSFDSHFSTIGLIGMNEALLNAGWLKEDISRPKAHAFAKDVLNHMRERLSDYQEQYGDLYNLEATPAESTTYRLAKHDVKRYPDIITAGEKGETPYYTNSSHLPVGFTDDIFEALELQDDLQTLYTSGTVFHAFVGEKLPGWKSAAALVRKIAENYTLPYYTISPTYSVCKNHGYISGETYVCDQCGEPTEVYSRITGYYRPVQNWNEGKTQEFKDRKLYAPEKSYGLQPKTAAGDFRTESDKDFSAIDHPGKMLLFTTKTCPNCKMAKTFLTEANIPYETIPVEDNTDLAVQYGVRSAPTLVVQKEGKHILYVNASNIRSFADTIQKSE from the coding sequence ATGTATCAGGTTGTAAAAAGAGACGGACAGACTGCTGAGTTTGATTTGACGAAAATCATCCGGGCAATTACCAAAGCTTTTGATTCAAAGAACAGGGAATATAACCGTCAGACAATTGAACTGCTGGCACTGAATGTTACGGCAGATTTTGAACCTAAAATTACGAATGGATATGTGTCGGTAGAGGATATCCAGGACAGCGTAGAGACAATTTTGAGTAAAAGCGGTTATGCAGATGTGGCAAAGGCATTTATCCTCTACCGGAAGCAGCATGAGAAGATACGGAATATGAAATCCACGATTCTGGACTTCAAAGAAACTGTAGACAGCTACTTAAAGGTGACAGACTGGAGAGTGAAGGAGAATTCGACCGTTACGTATTCTGTAGGCGGTTTGATTTTAAGTAATTCCGGTACGATTACTGCGAACTACTGGCTCAGCGAGATCTATGACTCCGAGATAGCGGAAGCGCACAGAAGTGCCGATATACATATTCATGATTTGTCCATGCTGACCGGATATTGTGCCGGATGGAGCTTAAAACAACTGATTACGGAAGGCTTAGGGGGAATTCGGGGCAAGATTACATCAGCTCCCGCCAGACACCTCGCAACACTCTGTAACCAGATGGTGAATTTCCTCGGGATCATGCAGAATGAATGGGCGGGAGCACAGGCATTTTCTTCTTTTGACACCTATCTGGCGCCTTTTGTGAAGGCAGATAATCTTTCTTATGATGCGGTAAAAAAATCCATCGAAAGCTTTATCTACGGAGTAAATACACCTTCGCGCTGGGGGACCCAGGCTCCATTTTCCAACATTACGCTGGATTGGGTGGTTCCGGATGATCTGGCAGAACTGCCTGCCATCGTCGGCGGAAAAGAGATGGACTTTAAATACAAAGACTGTAAAAAAGAGATGGATATGGTAAATCGGGCATTTATCGAAATCATGATTGAAGGGGATGCCAATGGACGCGGGTTCCAATACCCAATACCCACCTATTCCATTACAAAAGATTTTGACTGGAGCGATACGGAAAATAACCGTCTTTTATTTGAAATGGCAGCAAAATACGGTACTCCGTATTTCTCAAACTATATTAACAGTGAGATGGAGCCAAGCGATGTCCGCAGCATGTGCTGCCGTTTGAGATTGGATTTACGTGAGCTTCGGAAAAAATCCGGAGGTTTTTTCGGAAGCGGTGAGAGCACTGGCTCTGTAGGCGTAGTCACGATTAATCTTCCACGCATCGCTTATCTGGCGAAGGATGAGGCAGACTTCTATGCCCGTCTGGACAAGATGATGGACATTGCAGCAAGAAGCCTTAAGGTAAAGCGGGAGGTGATTACAAAGCTTCTGGAGGAAGGACTATATCCATATACGAAGCGGTATCTGGGTTCGTTCGACAGTCATTTTTCCACGATCGGACTGATTGGGATGAATGAAGCCCTGTTAAATGCCGGATGGCTGAAGGAGGACATTTCCCGGCCGAAGGCCCACGCATTTGCAAAAGATGTATTAAATCATATGCGGGAGCGTTTATCCGATTACCAGGAGCAATATGGTGATCTGTACAACCTGGAGGCAACTCCGGCAGAGAGCACTACATATCGTCTGGCTAAACACGATGTGAAGCGCTATCCGGATATCATTACCGCCGGGGAAAAGGGTGAAACGCCTTACTATACAAATTCTTCGCATCTGCCTGTAGGATTTACGGATGATATCTTTGAAGCACTTGAGCTTCAGGACGATTTACAGACACTTTATACCTCCGGCACAGTATTCCATGCATTTGTCGGTGAAAAGCTGCCCGGCTGGAAATCAGCGGCTGCACTGGTGCGTAAGATTGCGGAGAACTATACCTTGCCATACTACACGATATCCCCGACTTACTCTGTATGTAAAAACCATGGATATATCAGCGGTGAAACATATGTTTGCGACCAGTGTGGTGAACCTACGGAGGTATACAGCCGGATTACCGGTTATTACCGTCCGGTGCAGAACTGGAATGAGGGAAAAACCCAGGAGTTTAAAGACCGTAAACTATATGCACCTGAAAAATCCTATGGTTTACAGCCGAAAACGGCTGCCGGTGATTTCAGAACAGAATCCGATAAGGATTTTTCGGCGATAGATCATCCGGGAAAGATGCTGCTATTTACAACAAAAACCTGCCCGAACTGTAAGATGGCGAAAACGTTCCTGACGGAAGCAAATATTCCATATGAAACAATACCCGTGGAAGATAATACGGATTTGGCCGTACAGTACGGAGTGAGAAGTGCGCCCACATTGGTTGTGCAAAAAGAAGGGAAACATATTTTATATGTAAATGCTTCTAATATTCGCAGCTTTGCAGATACAATTCAAAAATCAGAATAA